The DNA sequence GTCAGCTTGAGTCGATACAGTCAGCAGATTGAAGAGCAGTGCCGCCCCGGCACCACACATCAGCTTGATATCCATTTCTATTTCCTTGAATCCTTGATTATCGATTATGAGAAAAACCGAATCTGACGAATGTGAATTTTCTTTATCATGAGACTTCGACACCAAATACGACATTTATATCTGTTATTTCTATTTCGCCACTCATAGAATTCGCGCGTGAGGTCGAAAAAATTTCTGGAACGAATTTCATAAAAAAGTAAAATCGACAACCGCAAGGTTTCACACTGACGGGGTTGTGCTGTTTGCCACGAACAGATGTGAGGCATTCCCTCAAAGGACTTAGGTCAATCAACTAAACTAAAGTACAGATACGCCTGTTTCAGGGCAGTTATTTTTTTGCCCATGTTTCAGATATGTAGATCTCATAGACATCTATCAATTGTAATCAAGCGTTGTTTTCAGGAGCAGAGAGCAACCGTCGGCTGAAACGACTTTAGAAAACGCCACTCAGGACAGTAATCTGGAAAAGTTTGTTTACGATGACCAGATTTCCCGGATGTTTGCCCTGGCAACGCTGGTGTGGGGAGTAGTCGCCTTTCTGGTGGGGATCGTCATTGCGACCGAACTCGCGTTTCCTTCCGTGAACCTGGGGCTGGACTTCATCACTTTTGGCCGCCTGCGACCGCTGCATACGAACGCAGCCATCTTTGCCTTTGCCGGCAACGCCATCTTCACCGCCGTCTATTACTCGACGCAGCGTCTGTGCCGGGCCCGCATGTGGAGCGACATGTTGTCACGACTGCATTTCTGGGGCTGGCAGTTGATTATTCTGGCAGCCGCACTGACCCTGCCTTTAGGCATCACGCAGAGTAAGGAATACGCCGAGTTGGAATGGCCCATCGACCTGGCGATCGCCGTAGTCTGGGTCGGTTTCTTTGGTGTGAACTTCTTTATGACGCTGGCCCGTCGACGCGAACGGCACATGTATGTGGCCCTCTGGTTCTACATCGCCACGATTGTGACTGTCGCGCTGCTGCATGTGTTCAACAACCTGGTCGTACCGATTGGCCTGTTCAAGAGCTATTCCGTTTATGCCGGTGTGCAGGATGCTTTTATGCAGTGGTGGTACGGGCATAACGCGGTGGCCTTCTTCCTGACAACGCCGTTCCTGGGGCTGATGTATTACTTCCTGCCCAAGGCGGCAAACCGACCGATCTTCTCCTATAAGTTAAGTATTCTGCACTTCTGGTCGCTGGTCTTCATTTATATCTGGGCCGGTCCGCACCACCTGCACTACACTGCGCTGCCTCAATGGGCTTCAACTCTGGGTATGCTGTTTTCGATCATGCTCTGGATGCCTTCCTGGGGGGGAATGATCAACGGACTGCTGACCCTGCGCGGGGCCTGGCAGAAAGTGACTTCCGATCCGGTCCTGAAATTCTTCGTGGTCGGCATCACGTTTTACGGGATGTCTACTTTTGAAGGCCCCGTGCTGTCGATCAAATCTGTGAATGCCCTGTCACACTACACCGACTGGACCATCGCCCACGTGCATGCGGGCGCCCTGGGCTGGAACGGGTTCATGACTTTCGGCATGATGTACTGGCTGCTGCCACGACTATTTCAGACCGAACTCTACAGTACACGGCTGGCAAATCTGCATTTCTGGCTGGGAACAGTCGGGATCCTGCTGTATATCTTCCCGATCTATGTCGCCGGGCTGACTCAGGGACTGATGTGGCGGGCCATCACCGATACCGGTCAGCTGGCTTATCCCAACTTCGTGGAAACGGTTCGCGTGCTGATCCCGTTATACGTGATCCGCGCAGTCGGCGGGGTCGTTTATCTCTCCGGGGCACTGCTGCTGAGCTACAACTTCTTCCAGACCTGGAAGAGGCGTCCTGCGAACTACGAAGAAGTCGAACATTACGCTCCCGCGCTGGAGCCACATTATGATGACGATCCGGCTCCCCAGTCTCGTCTGTCGGGTGTGCTGGAAGTCGCCAAGAAGCTGGATGTCTTTGAACAACTCGTGTGGCACCGTCGCTGGGAACGGCTCCCCGCCTGATGACCATCTGGGTGATCATCGCTGTGGTGGCTGCATCGCTGTTCGAAATCATTCCGACCTTCCTGATCCGGTCCAACGTGCCGACCATCGCGACGGTGACACCTTACACACCACTGGAGTTAGCCGGACGGGACATCTACGTAGCGGAAGGTTGTTACAACTGTCATTCGCAGATGATTCGTCCCATGCTGGCAGAGACCAAGCGGTATGGTGAATATTCCAAACCGGGTGAATTCGTTTACGACCATCCGTTTCAGTGGGGTTCGCGTCGCATCGGTCCCGACCTGGCACGCGAAGGGGGCAAGCAGTCCAATCTCTGGCATCTGATTCATTTCCGTGATCCGGAAAAGATGACCAAAGGTTCGATCATGCCACCTTATCCGTGGCTGGAAAAACGTAAGCTGAATTTCAAGACGATTCCGGACCGCGTCTGGGCCGCTTCCTACCTGGGAGCTCCTTACGACAAAGCCGCCTTGAGCGATTCCATCACGTTGGCCAAGCAGCAGGCGAAAGCAATCGCTGATGACATTGAACGTCAGAAAGGTCCCTCGGGCCTGGAAGACAAACAGGTCGTCGCGCTGATCGCCTACCTGCAGCGTCTGGGAACGGATCTGTTCAAGACTCCGAAATCCCCGAATCCATCCGCTGAACCCGCACCAGCGGCCGATAATAAGACCGCCCGGGCAGAACCAGCGTCAACGAGGTAATTATTATGATCAAAGAAGTCATGCGTCTGTTAAATTATGATTTCTGCGCCGAAATCGCACTCGTGCTGTTCCTGATAGCGTTTGCCCTGGTGGGTATCAAAGTCGCGCTGACCAGCAAAGTAGAAATAAACATCAATCAGAAATTCCGCTTTCGGACGACTAACCAGATTCGGAGACAATGATGTCTGAAAAAGACCAGTTAACCACACATAACTACGACGGAATTCAGGAATACGACAACCCGATGCCTGGCTGGTGGGTCATGCTGTTCTGGGGATGCATCTTCTTTGCGATTCCCTACTGGCTCTACTATGAATCCGGCGTTCCGGGGCGGTCGATCTACGATCAGTATAAAGACGAAGTCGCCGACAACCTGCGGCTGCAGTTCGCAGAAATTGGTGAACTCCAGTTGAATTCAGCGACGGTCTATAAATACAAGGATGACCCGAAATGGCTCAAGGTGGGCGAAAGTGTGTTCCAGATGCACTGCGTGGCCTGCCATGCAGAGAAAGCGGAAGGAAAAGTCGGCCCGAACCTGACCGATGATTACTGGATTCACGTCAAAGAGATCGGCGACATCGCCACGGTCGTCGAGAAGGGTGCCAACGGTCAGGCGATGCCTGCCTGGGGAAATCGCCT is a window from the Gimesia benthica genome containing:
- a CDS encoding cbb3-type cytochrome c oxidase N-terminal domain-containing protein — encoded protein: MMSEKDQLTTHNYDGIQEYDNPMPGWWVMLFWGCIFFAIPYWLYYESGVPGRSIYDQYKDEVADNLRLQFAEIGELQLNSATVYKYKDDPKWLKVGESVFQMHCVACHAEKAEGKVGPNLTDDYWIHVKEIGDIATVVEKGANGQAMPAWGNRLHPNEIVLVAAYVASLQGSLPEGTGKPPEPNAKKIGPWQAPATAEGKSDAESAPNADQKAEQDVAEKQPKS